In Crocosphaera sp. UHCC 0190, a genomic segment contains:
- a CDS encoding rhomboid family intramembrane serine protease, translating to MSDRKQNSISREMKNHAMILGGFVAIFWVTELLDTFMLRGSLDRFGIVPHSLIGLRGILFAPFLHGNFAHLISNTIPFLVLGWLVMLQETSDFWIVTFLTMIIGGLGVWFFGAPGSVHIGASILIFGYLGFLLLRGYFQRNFASIFLSVIVGVLYGGLIFGVLPGRPGISWQGHLFGFLGGVLAAKLIANEKRFYS from the coding sequence ATGAGTGATCGCAAACAAAATTCTATCTCCCGTGAGATGAAAAACCACGCTATGATTCTAGGCGGTTTTGTCGCAATTTTCTGGGTAACAGAATTATTAGATACATTTATGTTGAGGGGAAGCTTAGATCGCTTTGGTATTGTTCCTCACAGTCTTATTGGGTTGAGAGGCATTTTATTTGCCCCTTTTTTACATGGAAATTTTGCCCATTTAATTAGTAATACCATTCCTTTTCTAGTATTAGGATGGTTAGTCATGTTACAAGAAACCAGTGATTTTTGGATTGTTACTTTCTTAACCATGATTATCGGTGGTTTAGGGGTATGGTTTTTTGGCGCACCAGGATCAGTACATATTGGGGCAAGTATTCTGATTTTTGGCTATTTAGGCTTTTTGTTATTGAGAGGCTATTTTCAGCGAAATTTTGCTTCAATTTTTCTCTCAGTTATTGTCGGAGTTCTCTATGGAGGACTAATATTTGGCGTTTTACCGGGTCGTCCTGGAATTTCTTGGCAAGGTCATCTTTTTGGCTTTTTAGGAGGAGTTTTAGCGGCTAAATTGATTGCTAATGAAAAACGATTTTATTCTTAA
- a CDS encoding SLC13 family permease: protein MSIPPIALTLGILLLALISFIFEFLPVDTTAIGIAILLILCGLVTPEEGISGFSNSATITVMAMFILSAGITRTGVLQIVRDLLFQLGGRSLSKQIVSMGLIVGFISAFINNTAVVAVFLPIVEAWGKKRKISLSKLLIPLSYTAILGGVITIIGTSTNILASGLSKKLGYGEFSIFLITPVGIPTFFIGLTYLTFIAPRLLPERKSTNNQGVNVDYGMKDYVSEIIITPRSNLIGQTLRQSGIQRKFDIDVLEIIHNDLHFPQPLADKVLSLGDILLVRGSKDDLLQIRDERGVDILADVQFDKNTIEEELSFGEDKVAEVLILSNSRLIGSTLKDLRFRQRYNATVIAIRRGEELLRERLGKVRLRFGDLLLVQGPKESFIGLQTTRELLVLEERDIETLRQDKAYISLAIICGVVLTAAFNLLPILVSSLVGVMLMIFTGCLKPGEIYGAVRWDIIFLLAGLIPLGIAMENSGANQLIAQYIVVLGSHLSSYWVLVLFYLATALLTEILSNNASVLLMLPVAAEVAKNLGLNPLAFMLAVMFAASNSYMTPIGYQTNTMVYGPGGYRFLDFTRVGLPLTLTLTLIVPLLIAKIYGLS from the coding sequence ATGTCTATTCCTCCTATTGCCTTAACATTAGGGATTTTGCTCTTAGCCTTAATTAGCTTTATTTTTGAGTTTTTACCTGTGGATACCACAGCGATAGGGATTGCCATATTATTAATTCTATGTGGTTTAGTGACTCCCGAAGAAGGTATTTCTGGATTTAGTAATTCTGCCACAATTACCGTCATGGCTATGTTTATTTTAAGTGCCGGAATTACCCGAACGGGAGTTTTACAAATTGTTAGAGATTTGTTATTTCAATTAGGGGGAAGAAGTCTCAGTAAACAAATTGTTTCTATGGGATTAATTGTGGGTTTTATCAGTGCTTTTATTAATAACACAGCTGTCGTCGCTGTTTTTCTTCCCATTGTAGAAGCTTGGGGAAAAAAACGCAAAATTTCTCTCTCAAAATTACTCATTCCTCTGTCCTACACCGCTATTTTAGGTGGCGTAATTACTATCATTGGTACATCAACTAATATCCTAGCCAGTGGATTATCAAAAAAGTTGGGTTATGGTGAATTTAGTATTTTTTTAATTACCCCTGTTGGTATTCCTACTTTCTTCATTGGGCTAACTTATTTGACTTTTATTGCTCCTCGATTATTACCGGAACGTAAGTCGACTAATAATCAGGGAGTTAATGTAGATTATGGCATGAAAGATTACGTTAGTGAAATCATTATTACCCCTCGTTCTAATCTCATTGGGCAAACATTGCGTCAAAGTGGAATTCAACGAAAATTTGACATTGATGTCTTAGAAATCATCCATAATGATCTTCATTTTCCTCAACCTTTGGCAGATAAAGTTTTATCATTAGGTGATATTTTATTAGTCAGGGGAAGCAAAGATGATTTACTGCAAATTCGAGATGAAAGAGGAGTAGATATCTTAGCTGATGTTCAATTTGACAAAAATACAATTGAAGAAGAACTCAGTTTTGGAGAAGATAAAGTGGCTGAAGTTTTGATTCTTTCTAATTCCCGTTTAATTGGTTCTACCCTCAAAGATTTACGCTTTCGACAACGGTATAATGCCACAGTTATCGCTATTCGTCGAGGGGAAGAATTACTGCGAGAAAGACTCGGTAAAGTTCGGCTACGCTTTGGGGATTTATTATTAGTTCAAGGGCCTAAAGAAAGTTTTATTGGGTTACAAACAACGAGAGAATTATTAGTGCTTGAAGAAAGAGATATAGAAACCCTACGCCAAGATAAAGCTTATATTTCTCTTGCCATTATTTGTGGTGTTGTTCTGACTGCTGCTTTTAATTTACTCCCGATTTTAGTCAGTAGTTTAGTGGGAGTAATGCTCATGATATTTACCGGATGTCTAAAACCTGGTGAAATTTATGGGGCCGTTCGTTGGGATATTATTTTCCTATTAGCTGGATTAATTCCTCTAGGAATTGCCATGGAAAACTCAGGAGCCAATCAACTTATCGCTCAATATATTGTTGTTTTGGGTAGTCATTTATCCAGTTACTGGGTGTTGGTTCTATTTTATTTAGCCACTGCTTTACTGACGGAAATTCTCTCTAATAATGCCTCGGTTCTTTTGATGTTACCTGTGGCCGCTGAAGTGGCTAAAAATCTCGGTCTTAACCCCTTGGCCTTTATGTTAGCTGTTATGTTTGCTGCTTCTAATAGCTATATGACTCCCATTGGTTATCAAACAAATACCATGGTCTACGGGCCAGGAGGATACCGATTTTTGGATTTTACCCGTGTCGGACTTCCTCTTACTTTGACCTTAACTTTGATTGTTCCCTTACTCATTGCCAAAATTTATGGACTGTCTTAG
- the hpsL gene encoding hormogonium polysaccharide biosynthesis protein HpsL, with amino-acid sequence MVRSKSKRKATKGQKGTSVIDIKEKLAQKRQGREKRRKLMSLIGFSLFFAIIVGVTLSFSISPKVGISVGVLVPTMVICYNYPRTAMWAFLIYMPFSGTATYWIGGGNALFQISKDGFYIPALLGFITECRRKRKPIIVAKQLLPTLLLILTCSLLTLFLVNGLQHFLPTCDSLSDYEEFLRDANGNFILDSNGIIIRTPCRSGIPFLQGVIGLKVLLGYVPLIFCAYYLIEDKKKLLFFGRLLVVLAIICCLLGLAQYWMLKTGRCRGTDYLTGLKLFQPQLTAKCLVGGSLLYSPSQGQIRLPGTFVSPWHWAWFLIGNAAITFAVAFSDTSFFWRNTGLVGMALVFINAIVCGQRIALAMVPALIVILLFLTGQVANLKRFIPIGIGLAFVLFVGFSFINPDFIQERIDSFVARWNAAPPYVFMQDQFLYALDNQKGILGRGLGKATNSTRIFGSVSLVETYHPKLLFEIGFLGLGAFMIFVSHLSFLTFKAMKPLKDKALKSFASGFWVFILIISYFPYWYPLDTDPVCVYYWLFAGIILKLPLIDKEEQAKLKAQKDAEDAKKKRVKTTKKVPSAT; translated from the coding sequence ATGGTACGCTCTAAGAGCAAAAGAAAAGCAACCAAAGGTCAAAAAGGGACTTCAGTCATTGATATCAAAGAAAAACTGGCCCAAAAACGCCAAGGGAGAGAAAAAAGGAGAAAACTCATGAGTTTGATCGGATTCTCTTTATTCTTTGCGATTATTGTGGGAGTGACTTTGAGTTTCAGTATTAGCCCGAAAGTCGGTATTAGCGTTGGCGTTTTAGTGCCAACCATGGTTATTTGTTACAATTATCCCCGAACGGCTATGTGGGCCTTTCTCATTTATATGCCATTCAGTGGTACGGCAACCTACTGGATTGGTGGGGGAAATGCCCTTTTTCAAATATCCAAAGATGGGTTTTATATTCCTGCTTTACTTGGCTTCATAACAGAGTGTCGCCGCAAAAGAAAACCCATTATCGTGGCCAAACAATTGCTTCCTACTTTACTTTTGATCTTAACCTGTAGCCTGCTCACACTATTTTTAGTCAATGGATTGCAACATTTTTTGCCTACTTGTGATTCTCTCAGTGACTATGAAGAATTTTTGCGGGATGCCAATGGAAACTTTATTTTAGATAGCAACGGAATCATTATACGAACCCCATGTCGAAGTGGAATTCCCTTTCTACAAGGGGTAATAGGATTAAAAGTATTACTTGGTTATGTTCCCTTGATTTTTTGTGCTTATTACTTAATTGAAGATAAAAAAAAGTTACTTTTTTTTGGTCGCTTGCTGGTTGTTTTAGCGATTATTTGTTGTTTGTTAGGCTTGGCTCAATATTGGATGTTGAAAACAGGTCGATGTCGGGGAACAGATTACCTAACAGGACTCAAATTATTCCAGCCCCAATTAACGGCTAAATGTTTAGTAGGAGGTTCTTTACTTTATAGTCCCAGTCAAGGACAAATTCGACTACCTGGAACTTTTGTCTCTCCTTGGCACTGGGCATGGTTTTTAATAGGAAATGCGGCTATTACTTTTGCTGTTGCTTTTAGTGATACATCTTTCTTTTGGCGCAATACTGGTTTAGTGGGTATGGCCCTAGTTTTTATTAATGCGATTGTCTGTGGACAAAGAATAGCCTTAGCGATGGTGCCAGCATTAATTGTTATTTTACTATTTCTCACGGGACAAGTTGCTAACCTGAAGCGATTTATTCCCATTGGAATTGGTCTTGCTTTTGTTCTATTTGTTGGATTTTCTTTTATAAATCCGGATTTTATTCAAGAAAGAATTGACAGTTTTGTGGCTCGGTGGAATGCGGCTCCTCCCTATGTTTTTATGCAAGACCAATTCCTATATGCCCTAGATAACCAAAAAGGAATTTTAGGGAGGGGTCTGGGTAAAGCAACAAACTCTACTCGAATTTTTGGTTCTGTTTCTTTAGTAGAAACCTATCATCCTAAACTTTTATTTGAAATTGGGTTTTTAGGTTTAGGAGCCTTTATGATTTTTGTCAGTCATTTATCCTTTCTTACTTTTAAGGCGATGAAACCCTTAAAAGATAAAGCCCTAAAAAGTTTTGCTTCTGGGTTTTGGGTGTTTATCTTAATTATTAGCTATTTCCCCTATTGGTATCCCTTGGACACTGATCCAGTTTGTGTCTATTATTGGCTATTTGCTGGTATTATTTTAAAATTGCCCCTTATTGATAAAGAGGAACAAGCGAAGTTAAAAGCCCAAAAAGACGCAGAAGACGCTAAGAAAAAGAGAGTTAAAACCACTAAAAAAGTTCCATCAGCCACCTAA
- the hpsN gene encoding hormogonium polysaccharide biosynthesis glycosyltransferase HpsN — protein sequence MTYPLISLIIPTYRREQILKDTLEDVLKQDYPHLEIIVVDQTLTHEPSIQAYLEQLVNTHKIQWFRVNWASLPGARNYGVRRAKGEIILFIDDDVQLPPNYLYAHVEAYQKDPRIGAIAGRVLDRMKLADSEKVANPESPYTIEILPPEAMDPGIAWYHIDLVHTTKPQQVISTRGCNMSFRKEIFTKYNIWFDERFRGSAVREESDFCLRLRQTGYKIWYEPDAYLVHLGEETGGCHDISTRSFNYQLTFYHNHFLMALKNLNLNQQLRLYAKLFDCHVLGNPPCNKGGSPLKILVRLFFYSLGLLDAMKTVILAKGSDGQIYSQEDLNNSQLNQNQLSQIA from the coding sequence ATGACCTATCCCTTGATTTCTTTAATTATTCCTACCTACCGCCGAGAACAAATCTTAAAGGATACCCTTGAAGATGTTCTGAAGCAAGATTATCCCCATCTTGAAATTATCGTCGTTGATCAAACTCTTACCCATGAACCAAGCATTCAAGCTTATTTAGAACAGCTAGTTAACACCCATAAAATCCAGTGGTTTCGCGTTAATTGGGCTAGTTTACCAGGGGCTAGAAATTATGGTGTTCGACGGGCTAAAGGGGAGATCATTCTCTTTATTGATGATGATGTTCAATTACCCCCAAACTATCTATATGCTCACGTAGAAGCTTATCAGAAAGATCCAAGGATTGGAGCTATTGCGGGACGGGTTTTAGACCGAATGAAATTGGCTGATTCTGAAAAGGTTGCTAACCCTGAATCTCCCTATACTATTGAGATTTTACCACCAGAAGCAATGGATCCTGGTATTGCTTGGTATCATATTGATTTGGTTCATACAACGAAACCACAACAAGTTATTTCAACCCGTGGTTGTAATATGTCTTTTAGAAAGGAAATTTTTACTAAATATAATATTTGGTTCGATGAAAGATTTCGAGGGAGTGCCGTTAGAGAAGAGTCTGATTTTTGCTTAAGGCTAAGACAAACAGGTTATAAAATTTGGTATGAACCTGATGCTTATTTAGTGCATTTAGGAGAAGAAACAGGAGGATGTCACGACATTAGTACCCGTTCTTTTAATTATCAACTCACTTTCTATCATAATCATTTTTTAATGGCCCTGAAAAATCTAAACCTTAATCAACAATTACGTTTATATGCTAAACTTTTTGACTGTCATGTATTAGGAAATCCCCCCTGCAATAAAGGTGGTTCACCCCTTAAAATTCTGGTACGTTTGTTTTTTTATAGTTTGGGTTTATTGGATGCTATGAAAACAGTTATTCTTGCCAAGGGTAGTGATGGACAAATTTATAGTCAAGAAGATTTAAACAACTCTCAATTGAATCAGAATCAACTCTCTCAGATAGCTTAA
- the hpsO gene encoding hormogonium polysaccharide biosynthesis glycosyltransferase HpsO: MKILVASHTYIVDLNCEKFRTLANLEPNIEVIIVVPKQWRPGGVQNKLIETKPRTEGNFKVIPLSNFSKNNQGLLTFGLEIISLLQEFKPQIIQVEQGVKSFAYAQLITLNRGLNLKAKNLFFTWWNLPYASKFPIALLEQYNLKNTDGLVAGNQDAADILQDHGYNKAVQVMPQLGVDETLFSPQKQPELANELGIKPEEFVIGFVGRFVTEKGILTLLKSVAKLSHYSWKLLLLGRGELKETILNQAQELGLKDRLIIIESVPHAQVPRYINLMNVLVLPSETTYEFKTLTAVGWKEQFGHVLIEAMACKVPVIGSNSGEIPNVIEDAGLIFPEGDDHALQVCLTQLIEKPQLAQELAEKGYQRVLEKYTNKALAQQLLIFYQKLLQSS; encoded by the coding sequence ATGAAAATTTTAGTTGCTAGTCACACCTATATTGTTGATCTCAACTGTGAAAAATTCAGGACTCTAGCCAATCTTGAACCGAATATTGAGGTCATAATTGTTGTCCCGAAACAATGGCGGCCAGGTGGGGTACAAAATAAACTAATTGAGACAAAACCTCGCACTGAGGGAAATTTTAAGGTAATTCCGCTTTCTAATTTTAGTAAAAATAATCAAGGATTATTAACATTTGGATTAGAGATTATTTCTTTATTACAAGAGTTTAAGCCCCAAATTATTCAAGTTGAACAAGGAGTTAAATCCTTTGCTTATGCTCAATTAATCACCCTTAATCGCGGGTTAAATCTCAAGGCAAAAAATCTATTTTTTACTTGGTGGAATCTTCCCTATGCTTCCAAATTCCCCATTGCTTTGTTAGAACAATATAACCTCAAAAATACTGATGGGTTAGTCGCTGGAAATCAAGATGCGGCTGATATTTTACAAGATCATGGTTATAATAAAGCTGTTCAAGTAATGCCGCAATTGGGAGTAGACGAAACTTTGTTTTCTCCCCAAAAACAGCCTGAATTAGCCAATGAACTAGGTATTAAACCAGAAGAATTCGTGATTGGATTTGTGGGAAGATTTGTAACAGAGAAAGGAATTTTAACTTTATTAAAATCCGTGGCTAAGTTATCTCATTATTCTTGGAAACTCCTCTTATTGGGTAGGGGAGAATTAAAAGAAACAATTCTTAATCAAGCTCAAGAACTTGGACTTAAAGATAGATTAATTATTATTGAAAGTGTTCCCCACGCTCAAGTCCCTCGTTATATTAACTTGATGAATGTTTTAGTTTTACCCTCAGAAACAACCTATGAATTTAAAACCTTAACTGCTGTAGGTTGGAAAGAACAATTTGGTCATGTTTTAATTGAAGCTATGGCCTGTAAAGTTCCCGTTATTGGCTCTAATTCTGGGGAAATTCCTAATGTTATTGAAGACGCTGGATTGATTTTTCCTGAAGGAGATGATCACGCCTTACAAGTTTGTTTAACTCAACTCATAGAAAAGCCACAGTTAGCCCAAGAATTAGCAGAGAAAGGCTATCAAAGAGTCTTAGAAAAATATACCAATAAAGCCCTCGCACAACAATTATTAATTTTTTATCAAAAACTCTTACAATCATCTTGA
- a CDS encoding NAD(P)H dehydrogenase subunit NdhS produces MLILPGTTVRITNPNDTYYRFEGLVQRVSDGKAAVLFEGGNWDKLVTFLLSEIEAVDLTSGKKK; encoded by the coding sequence ATGTTAATTTTACCAGGCACAACAGTACGCATCACTAATCCTAATGATACTTACTACCGTTTTGAAGGACTGGTACAGCGAGTAAGTGACGGAAAAGCTGCTGTATTATTTGAAGGTGGAAATTGGGATAAACTCGTTACTTTTCTGTTATCTGAAATAGAAGCTGTTGATCTAACTTCAGGCAAGAAAAAGTAA
- a CDS encoding HAS-barrel domain-containing protein, whose product MRLPLPQFATDSRHPDHIAEVIETSTTQFLAQCLEPETLSFPIMPPFGSWVKSLDEESGNKILGIVTYATTTPIDSVHRARALGLSLADLREQQPQIFAMLKTEFRAAIVGFESPQNMGNGNGQNLGKVYQFLPPRPPQIHQAVHRCQPIEIVYFSEQVEFLRILLQVKEAPSEALIAAAIREIYLLRKADRDWLVRVGRTLSILLKDDYDRLQYILSQVTL is encoded by the coding sequence ATGCGTCTTCCCTTACCCCAATTTGCCACAGATAGTCGTCATCCCGATCATATTGCGGAAGTGATTGAAACATCAACCACGCAATTTTTAGCCCAATGTTTGGAACCAGAAACCTTAAGTTTTCCTATTATGCCACCTTTTGGCAGTTGGGTAAAATCCTTAGATGAAGAATCAGGCAATAAGATTTTGGGAATTGTTACCTATGCGACGACAACCCCCATTGATTCCGTCCATCGTGCGAGAGCATTAGGATTATCTTTAGCCGATTTACGGGAACAACAACCCCAAATTTTTGCTATGCTCAAAACTGAGTTTCGGGCCGCAATTGTTGGCTTTGAATCTCCTCAAAATATGGGCAATGGCAATGGACAAAATTTAGGAAAAGTTTATCAATTTTTGCCTCCTCGTCCCCCTCAAATTCATCAAGCTGTACATCGGTGTCAACCCATCGAAATCGTTTATTTTAGTGAGCAAGTGGAATTTTTACGGATTCTTTTGCAAGTTAAAGAAGCTCCATCAGAAGCATTAATCGCGGCGGCAATTAGAGAAATTTACTTGTTACGAAAAGCTGACAGAGATTGGTTAGTTAGAGTCGGACGAACGTTAAGCATTTTATTAAAAGATGATTATGATCGTTTACAATATATTCTCAGCCAAGTCACCTTATAA
- a CDS encoding HAMP domain-containing sensor histidine kinase: MIVSEGVLGKLSDIINRHEETVIQPCVSQQTTEEIDQLRLKAQGQWFSAIAALETLLLSEIEKTTEVGFTSQGLILSAPTPILCHTTLTNQLQTGIFTLQMGQNLVRKRFQLPAAQSTCVNTDSPGITELPLSPQDPLLTEQFCLVLTPHFGLMMVLGEDPLGLPAFQFSFDPDVVEEGWLTLRSRLVMTHHPQLRQLDRCFQEFPPVAPNYRIVSQFSRLLLHYLPQFPALSSRKIHSFCELETSKKTAKKVADIPLHIPGIDEATDIALLQALTHEIRTPLTSIRTMTRLLLRGRELEPKMRKLLENIDQECTEQINRMELIFRATELKSKTNHNLGVELVPTSLEGLLNQCIPRWKKLAQRRNVVLDVGLPKKLPQVVSDPGMLDQVLTGLIEKCTRNLTSGGHLRVQVSTAGHQLKLQFQTESNQPNNPLQALGQLLMFQPETGSLSLNLDVTKNLFHRLGGKLIVRQRSQQGEVFTIFLPLGTNSVSYRTVK; encoded by the coding sequence ATGATTGTGTCTGAGGGAGTATTAGGGAAACTAAGCGATATTATTAATCGTCACGAAGAGACGGTGATTCAACCTTGTGTGTCTCAACAAACCACCGAGGAAATTGACCAACTTCGACTTAAGGCCCAAGGACAATGGTTTAGTGCGATCGCCGCTTTAGAAACCTTACTGTTATCTGAAATTGAGAAGACAACGGAGGTAGGATTTACCTCTCAAGGACTGATTTTATCAGCCCCTACCCCCATCCTTTGTCATACCACCCTCACCAACCAACTTCAGACGGGAATTTTTACTTTACAAATGGGTCAAAACTTGGTACGAAAACGGTTTCAGTTACCAGCGGCCCAATCAACTTGTGTAAATACCGATTCCCCAGGAATTACCGAACTGCCTTTGTCCCCTCAAGATCCTCTGCTTACTGAACAATTTTGCCTGGTTTTGACCCCTCATTTTGGTTTAATGATGGTTTTAGGGGAAGATCCTCTAGGACTGCCCGCCTTTCAATTTTCCTTTGATCCTGATGTGGTAGAAGAAGGTTGGTTAACCTTGCGATCGCGTCTTGTCATGACCCATCATCCTCAATTACGGCAGTTAGATAGGTGTTTTCAAGAATTTCCCCCAGTTGCGCCTAATTATCGTATTGTTAGCCAATTTAGTCGCTTACTTCTCCATTATTTGCCTCAATTTCCTGCTCTTTCTTCTCGAAAAATTCATTCTTTTTGTGAGTTAGAAACATCTAAAAAAACGGCGAAAAAAGTGGCTGATATTCCTTTACATATTCCAGGAATTGATGAAGCCACAGATATTGCTTTATTACAGGCATTAACCCATGAAATTCGCACGCCTTTGACCAGTATTCGTACGATGACAAGGCTATTATTAAGGGGTCGAGAATTAGAGCCAAAAATGAGAAAATTATTAGAGAATATTGATCAAGAATGTACGGAACAAATTAATCGCATGGAATTGATTTTCCGGGCCACAGAACTGAAAAGCAAAACTAATCACAACTTAGGGGTTGAATTAGTACCAACGTCTTTAGAAGGTTTGTTAAATCAATGTATTCCCCGTTGGAAAAAACTAGCCCAACGACGAAATGTAGTGCTTGATGTGGGACTTCCCAAGAAATTACCCCAAGTGGTTAGTGATCCAGGAATGTTGGATCAAGTGTTAACTGGATTGATTGAAAAATGTACTCGTAATCTAACAAGTGGGGGACATCTTCGGGTGCAAGTTAGCACTGCTGGTCATCAATTAAAGTTACAATTTCAAACAGAATCTAATCAACCAAATAACCCGCTTCAAGCATTAGGACAACTGTTAATGTTTCAACCAGAAACAGGCAGTCTAAGTCTTAATTTAGATGTGACAAAAAATCTCTTTCATCGTTTAGGTGGTAAGTTAATTGTTCGTCAGCGATCGCAACAAGGTGAAGTGTTTACAATTTTCTTACCTTTGGGAACAAATTCCGTTAGCTACCGCACAGTTAAATAA
- a CDS encoding TIGR04282 family arsenosugar biosynthesis glycosyltransferase yields MSQHKLSSNHCLIIFTRYPEPGKTKTRLIPVLGAEGAANLQKQLTEHTVKQAKKLLNNLAISIYYTGKNKELMQAWLGDNLSYYSQARGDLGNRMNMAFIESFKLGFSKAVIIGIDCPDLNINILKNAFNYLENHDLVLGEAADGGYYLIGLKRVIPELFREILWGTSEVLSMTTNIADGLNLSYYLLPVLSDIDRPEDLYIWEKYK; encoded by the coding sequence ATGTCTCAGCATAAATTATCATCAAATCATTGTCTAATTATCTTTACTCGCTATCCTGAACCTGGAAAAACAAAAACCCGTTTAATTCCTGTTTTGGGTGCAGAAGGAGCAGCAAATTTACAAAAACAATTAACAGAACATACAGTAAAACAAGCCAAAAAACTGTTAAATAATCTTGCAATTTCTATCTATTATACAGGCAAAAATAAGGAATTAATGCAAGCATGGTTAGGGGATAATTTAAGTTACTATTCCCAAGCAAGGGGAGATTTAGGAAATCGCATGAATATGGCTTTTATTGAGTCGTTCAAATTGGGTTTTTCTAAGGCTGTCATTATTGGTATTGATTGTCCTGATCTTAATATAAATATTCTTAAAAATGCTTTTAATTATTTAGAAAATCATGATTTAGTGTTAGGAGAAGCTGCCGACGGTGGTTATTATTTAATTGGCTTAAAAAGAGTTATTCCTGAATTATTTAGAGAGATTCTTTGGGGAACATCTGAAGTTTTATCCATGACGACAAATATTGCTGATGGACTCAATTTAAGTTATTATCTTTTACCTGTTTTATCCGATATTGATCGTCCCGAAGACTTATATATTTGGGAGAAATATAAATGA
- the gltS gene encoding sodium/glutamate symporter, giving the protein MSIFQLDVRQTIIVAILVLYLGKYLTKQISFLRNFNIPDAVSGGVLASLIFGIFYAVFKFQIEFALYARDAFLIIFFTTIGISSKLKTLLKGGKPLLILLVTAVSYLFIQNLTGVGMAALMGLDLPIGLLSGSVALSGGHGTAIAWSPIFMNNYGIANASEIGIASATFGLVLGGIIGGPTAKFLIIRNRLRPNYQEQELAIGIKHNRRNVKIDYNTMLNSFLVIAAAIGLGLQINVLATLIGLKLPDFVACLLAGIILTNIMPLILKRFPWPTETPSLALISDLALGLFLAMSLMSLQLWTLADMGGAIAFLLLAQLLISTLYTIFIVFPVMGKNYNAAVISAGYSGLTLGATPTAIANMTAVTEQFGASPQAFIILPLVGAFFIDIANSFVIQKFLNFMS; this is encoded by the coding sequence ATGAGTATCTTTCAATTAGATGTACGCCAAACCATTATTGTAGCTATTTTAGTCCTTTATCTTGGTAAGTATCTAACAAAACAGATTAGTTTTTTGCGGAATTTCAACATCCCTGATGCTGTGTCAGGAGGTGTTTTAGCCTCCTTAATTTTTGGTATTTTTTATGCTGTCTTTAAGTTTCAAATAGAATTCGCTCTCTATGCCCGTGATGCTTTTTTAATTATTTTTTTTACAACTATTGGAATTTCCTCCAAGCTGAAAACCCTTCTAAAAGGAGGAAAACCCCTCTTAATTTTGTTAGTAACTGCGGTGAGTTATCTATTTATCCAAAATCTTACTGGGGTAGGGATGGCTGCATTAATGGGGCTAGATTTGCCCATTGGCCTGCTTTCGGGTTCAGTTGCTCTGAGTGGTGGCCATGGAACGGCGATCGCTTGGTCGCCTATTTTTATGAACAATTATGGGATTGCCAATGCTTCGGAAATTGGCATTGCTAGTGCCACTTTTGGTTTGGTCTTGGGGGGAATTATTGGGGGGCCAACCGCAAAATTTTTGATTATTAGAAACCGACTTCGACCCAATTATCAAGAGCAAGAACTCGCCATCGGAATCAAGCATAACCGGAGGAATGTCAAAATTGACTACAATACTATGCTGAATTCCTTCTTAGTGATTGCTGCCGCTATTGGTTTAGGACTTCAAATCAATGTTCTCGCTACCTTGATAGGGTTAAAATTGCCTGATTTCGTCGCCTGTTTATTGGCGGGAATTATCTTAACCAACATCATGCCACTCATCTTAAAACGCTTTCCTTGGCCTACTGAAACCCCTTCTCTGGCGTTAATCTCTGATCTTGCTCTCGGTTTGTTCCTTGCGATGTCATTAATGAGTTTGCAGTTGTGGACATTAGCAGATATGGGGGGAGCGATCGCCTTCTTACTGTTGGCGCAGTTGTTGATCAGTACGCTTTATACCATCTTTATTGTCTTTCCTGTCATGGGCAAAAATTATAATGCTGCGGTTATCTCCGCAGGGTATTCTGGATTGACGTTAGGTGCAACCCCAACGGCGATCGCCAATATGACTGCTGTTACAGAACAATTTGGGGCTTCCCCTCAAGCGTTTATTATTCTTCCTTTAGTGGGAGCCTTTTTTATTGATATTGCCAATTCCTTCGTGATCCAAAAGTTTCTTAATTTTATGAGTTGA